The stretch of DNA ATTCCGTTACACCTTTTTTAAAACTGTCTAAGGTTTCACGGAGTTCTTTCACAACTTCAGGATGATCGTCTGCGACGTTGTTTTTTTCGCCAATGTCGCGATCCAGGTCGTATAACTCCAGGCCATTGGTTCCAAAATCCATCAGAAATCGATGGTCTTGTTCTGGTTTGCGCCCAGGAAGCAGCAGCTTCCACTTTCCCTTTCTAATACCGACGCCCATATTGGCATCGCCATCTCCCACCTGATCATAGATAAAGGTTTCTCGGCCTTCTTCGGCCTGTCCCAGGAGCAATGCGGTTTGATCAATGCCGTCAATCACGCGATCCGTCGGTGGTTTGGTACCTGATAGTACAGTAAAAGTCGGCAGGAAATCAATCGTGGCCCAGAGCGCATCCGAGGTGCGCCCAGCCGGGACTTTACCCGGCCATCGGACAATACAGGGCACACGAGATCCGGCTTCATAAGCTGATCCCTTACCGGCGCGCAACGGCCCGGGATCGCCCCAAAAGATAGAACCCTCTGGATGGCCTTTCTTGTTTTCATAGTACTTGGATTGGCACCACGGTCCGTTATCCGTAGTATAGATCACCAGTGTGTTGTCGCGCAATCCCAGCGCGTCCAGCTTGTCGAGCAAACGTCCGGTCTCATGGTCTAACTCTTCAACCACATCCCCATATAGCCCACCAGCCGATTTTCCCTT from Gemmatimonadota bacterium encodes:
- a CDS encoding sulfatase, whose amino-acid sequence is MSKSIDDDIKERPNILIIFTDDQGYADLGCFGNKKNKTPRLDQLAKEGTRFTSFYAQPVCGPSRSALLTGRYPVRSKGWGMPASEITFAELMKPSGYQTVCIGKWDVSNRKEIIERMPNAQGFDYYYGTLGANDNGFIKFHENNKAVGETEDMSCTIRLYTDKAIDFLENRRDPNKPFVLYLAHTMLHTIIDASPEFKGKSAGGLYGDVVEELDHETGRLLDKLDALGLRDNTLVIYTTDNGPWCQSKYYENKKGHPEGSIFWGDPGPLRAGKGSAYEAGSRVPCIVRWPGKVPAGRTSDALWATIDFLPTFTVLSGTKPPTDRVIDGIDQTALLLGQAEEGRETFIYDQVGDGDANMGVGIRKGKWKLLLPGRKPEQDHRFLMDFGTNGLELYDLDRDIGEKNNVADDHPEVVKELRETLDSFKKGVTE